The genomic window TTAATTGACCTGATTTCCTTTTTACTCTTTTTTATGGACGCATTCTTTCCTTGAAGTCGAAACACACAAAATTATGAGTAATGTCTTTGTCTGAAAAACTTCGGCAAAATTACAAATAAAAATAGCAATCTAATGAAGACTGCTATTCCTAAAAACTATATTATTTATAGTTTAAAACTATTTGTATTTTTTTATAACCTTGTTGTTGGTATGGTCTATTTCTTTTTTGAGTTTCCCAGTTTCGTAATACTTCCAAATGCCTGATTTTTTATCGTTGGTATAATCGCCTTCGGAAGTTTTATTGCCATCAGAATCATAGTTTATAGTTTTGCCATTCAATTCTCCATTTTTATAAATGGATTGTCTCAGTAGTGATTTACCTTCTGAAAACCATTTAGATTCACCATCTAGTTTTCCATCCTTATAATTTGTCTCTTCAGCTACTAAACCATTTTTATAAAATACGGTTCTAGAGCCTTCAAGCTCTCCTTCATCATTATAATGTTCAACAATCATTTTTGCTGAAGAGTCCTTATGATAAAATACCCATTGACCAATATAGCGTTTACCATTCATCTTACCTTCACTTATGACTTTTCCTTTAGAGGTGAAGAATTTCACATCAGACAAACTATCCTTAATATTAAAGACCTTTGTAGCACTAAGCACGCTTTTGCCTTTAGAAAGCGTATAGTATTTAAACGTGTCTACTTCTTTTCCATGAACAAATTGACCTTCGTAACGTTTTTGATCGGTCTTATGGTAGTTTTTTGTCCATATACCGTGACGTTTCCCGCTTTTATCAAATTGATTTACTGACTTTTGAGCATGAGCGATTGTTAAAATTATTGTAAAAATAAAACTGAAATAAACTTTTTGTTTAATCATTTTGTAAATTCGTTAAACAAACTAACCAAGTTTGTGTAATGTTGAACAATTTAAAAACTCAAAAAAATGAAAATTATTTCAAAAACTCTCAAATTACTGACAGTATTTCTATTGGTTTTAGGTGTAACTGGATGTAGTGACGATGATGACAACAATGGACCTGGCGTACAAGCAACAACTGTAGTTGATGTAGCTTTAGCAAATGGTTTAACTTCCCTAGCTGCTGCACTTGAAGCCACAGATTTAGTAACCACATTACAAGGCTCTGGACCTTTCACAGTGTTTGCTCCAGATAATGATGCATTTGATGCTTTATTAACTGCAACAGGATTAGACTTAAATAATCTTTCTGCCTCTGAAGAAGCTCTAGTAAGAAACATTCTACTAAACCATGTAATTATGGGTCAAAACTTATCTTCAACAGATTTAGCAAATGCAGGATCGGGTTATACAAACGTGGCTGCAACAGGACCTAATGGTGAAAATTTAAGCTTATATTTTAACACTACTAATGGTGTTGTAATTAATGGACAATCAACAGTTACCAATGCAGATTTAACGGCTACTAATGGTACCATTCATATTGTAAATACAGTTATAGATTTACCAACCATTGCAACATTTGCGACTTCAAACCCAGGATTATCTACATTAGTAGCTGCTTTACAATACGCAGATACTGGCGCACCTACAGTACCATACATCAATACTGTATCTGATTCTGAAGCAGGACCATTTACAGTATTCGCTCCAACTAATGACGCTTTTACAGATCCTACTAATGGTGTATTAGCTGAATTAGGGTTATCAGGTTTTGGTGAAGGTACAGGTGAATTAAATGCAGCAACCACAGATACCGTTTTGCTTTATCATATTGTAGGAGCTAATGTGCAATCTGACCAACTGGCTACTGGAACCGTTACGACATTAGGAGGAGACATTACTGCAAATACAAGCAACTTTACTTTAACCGATGCTAATGGTCGAGTGAGTAACATAGTGACATCTTTAGTAGATATACAAGCAATAAATGGTGTTGTGCATGTAATTGATAAAGTGATTTTATTCCCATTACCATAATTTAGAAAAGTCGAGGGTGATTACCTCATTTTTATATTGATTGATTTAGTTAGTAGAAAAAACCCAGACGATTGTCTGGGTTTTTAATTTATAAAGCTATGTGAGTTTCTGAATTAAATTCAGAATGATAATACGTTTACTTTTTACGTCTTTGCTGTGCTTGTTTTTGCTGTTCAGCTTGCTCCATCATTTCAGCCATTTTTCTCTGAAACTTATTTTGTTTTTTAGGCTTACTCTTACTTACTTCTATTTTAGCCAACACTTTATCCTCATCGATAATGTAGTTTTTAATCACTAACATAATACCAATACTAATTAAGTTAGAAATAAAGTAATACAAACTTAAACCAGAGGCATAGTTGTTAAAGAAGATTAACATTAACAAAGGCGAGAAGTAAATCATATACTTCATCATTTTACTCATATCTGGCATACCTTCTTGTGGTGCTGGTTGCATAGCGGTTTGTTGACCTGTTGTCATCTTCATATAGAAGAAAATAGCAATAGCTGCCAAAATTGGAAATAATGCAACATGATCACCATAAAATGGAATATTGAATGGTAAATCTGCAATAGAGTCATAAGAACTTAAATCGTCTGCCCAAAGGAAACTTTTCTGTCTTAAATCGAATGCTGTTGGGAAAAACATAAACAAGGCATAAAACACAGGAATCTGCATTAAACCTGGTAAACAACCACTAAGTGGACTTGCACCAGCTTTGTTCTGCAATGCCATAGTTTCTTGTTGTGCCTTTAACTTATTGTCTTTGTATTTTTCTCTAATGGCTTCTAACTCTGGTTTTAAAATTTTCATTTTAGCCTGAGATAAAAACTGCTTGTACTGCACAAAAGACAACATTAATTTTACCAAAACCGTCATAACAATAATAGCAATACCATAAGGCAACATACTACTTAACCAACCAAACAACGGAATAAACAAAGCTTTGTTTATCCATCCAAAAATTCCCCAACCAAAAGGGATACTTTCTTGTAAATTCTTGTCGTAAGCTTTTAAAACCTTAGCATCTGTAGGTCCGTAGTATAAACCTAAATTTTTGTTTACCTCGCCACCATTATAAGCTAACGGTATTTTTGAAGTGTATAATTTTGTATATAAAGAATCTACTTCTTCGTCTTCAACTAAATTCTGAGAAGTCAATTCTGCTTTTGAAAACGGATTATCTTTAGCTACTAATATAGAACTAAAGAAGTGTTGTCTATAGGATAACCACTCTACATCTTCAACCGTTTCTTCATCATTACCCATTTGTGATAACTTTTCTACACGATCGTCGTCGTGCATATAGGTTAATCTGGTATAACGGTTTTCGTAACTAATACTTTTTGCGTGTCTAATTCCTTTTTGTTTCCAATCTAAAGTAATTGGTTGAGAAGTATTAAACTCGCCACTTAAACCTTGAGACTTGATTGAAAAATCAATCATATAATCATCTGGTTTCAA from Winogradskyella sp. MH6 includes these protein-coding regions:
- a CDS encoding toxin-antitoxin system YwqK family antitoxin; protein product: MIKQKVYFSFIFTIILTIAHAQKSVNQFDKSGKRHGIWTKNYHKTDQKRYEGQFVHGKEVDTFKYYTLSKGKSVLSATKVFNIKDSLSDVKFFTSKGKVISEGKMNGKRYIGQWVFYHKDSSAKMIVEHYNDEGELEGSRTVFYKNGLVAEETNYKDGKLDGESKWFSEGKSLLRQSIYKNGELNGKTINYDSDGNKTSEGDYTNDKKSGIWKYYETGKLKKEIDHTNNKVIKKYK
- a CDS encoding fasciclin domain-containing protein, whose product is MKIISKTLKLLTVFLLVLGVTGCSDDDDNNGPGVQATTVVDVALANGLTSLAAALEATDLVTTLQGSGPFTVFAPDNDAFDALLTATGLDLNNLSASEEALVRNILLNHVIMGQNLSSTDLANAGSGYTNVAATGPNGENLSLYFNTTNGVVINGQSTVTNADLTATNGTIHIVNTVIDLPTIATFATSNPGLSTLVAALQYADTGAPTVPYINTVSDSEAGPFTVFAPTNDAFTDPTNGVLAELGLSGFGEGTGELNAATTDTVLLYHIVGANVQSDQLATGTVTTLGGDITANTSNFTLTDANGRVSNIVTSLVDIQAINGVVHVIDKVILFPLP
- the yidC gene encoding membrane protein insertase YidC; translated protein: MEEKKLDINSIIGFILIFGILVFMMYQNAPTEEEIEAQKQAEQEQVEAEKKNSKQNEAVVTTSDDYSNTKDLDSTQLAALKSKEGSLAYALTLPGEDFTTVETDVFQLKFSRMGGHLTEVKLKKFVTFDSLPIYMVKDQNSAFNITFGTSDNRTRNTLDYPFQPSVSKSGENTIVSMKLKFSETEFLEYRYELKPDDYMIDFSIKSQGLSGEFNTSQPITLDWKQKGIRHAKSISYENRYTRLTYMHDDDRVEKLSQMGNDEETVEDVEWLSYRQHFFSSILVAKDNPFSKAELTSQNLVEDEEVDSLYTKLYTSKIPLAYNGGEVNKNLGLYYGPTDAKVLKAYDKNLQESIPFGWGIFGWINKALFIPLFGWLSSMLPYGIAIIVMTVLVKLMLSFVQYKQFLSQAKMKILKPELEAIREKYKDNKLKAQQETMALQNKAGASPLSGCLPGLMQIPVFYALFMFFPTAFDLRQKSFLWADDLSSYDSIADLPFNIPFYGDHVALFPILAAIAIFFYMKMTTGQQTAMQPAPQEGMPDMSKMMKYMIYFSPLLMLIFFNNYASGLSLYYFISNLISIGIMLVIKNYIIDEDKVLAKIEVSKSKPKKQNKFQRKMAEMMEQAEQQKQAQQRRKK